TCGCCATGCCACCGGCCCAAGGGCCCAGCGCGGCGCCCACGTTGAACGCGGCCGTGGCGAAACCCCCGGCCAGCGTGGGCGCGCCCGGTGCCGCGTACAGCACCTGGGAGATGAGCGTGGAGCCGACGCCGAAGGACAGCGCCCCCTGGGCGAAGACGAGTCCGAGTGCCAGGGCCGGGTGCCCGGCCCCGAGTGCCAGGAGGCACCAGCCCAGGCAGACGGTGATGCCCCCGAAGGCCAGGACGGGTACAGGGCGGCGGTCGGCGATCCGCCCCGCTGCGGTCACCCCCGCGAACGACCCGGCCCCGAACAGCGCGAGCACTCCGGGGACCCAGGCGCTGCCCAGCCCCGTCACCTCGGTGACCAGCGGCGCGAGATAGGTGAAGGTGCAGAAGGTCGCGCCGTTCACCAGGGCGCCCAGCAGCAGCGTGACGACCAGCCGAGGGCTGCGCAGCGACCGCAGCTCACCACGTAGCGCGGGCGGCGCACCCCCGGCCGCACCGCCCGGCACCGACCTCGCCACCGCCGCCAGCGCGGGCAGCGACACCAGCGCCACGGCCCAGAACGCCGCACGCCAGCCCCACAGCCCGCCCAGCAGGGCCCCGGCGGGCACGCCGGCCACACAGGCCAGCGTCACCCCGCCCAGCAGCATGGACGTGGCCCGCCCCTTCGCGTCCGCCGGGACCATGTCCACGGCGGTCACGAGAGCGACGGCGAGGAAGCCGGCGTTGGCGAGCGCCCCCACGACCCGCGTGGCGAGCAACACCTCGAAACTGCCGGTGAGCGCACCGGCGACATGGACGGCGAGAAACACGACGAGGAACGCCAGCAGCGCACCCCGCCGCGGCCAGCGCCGCGCGAGGCCCGCCACCAGCGGCGCCCCCACCACCATCCCCACCGCGAAGGCGGAGGTCAGCGCCCCCGCCGCGGGAACGGACACCCCCAGATCCCGCGCGATGTCCGGCACCAGACCGGACAGCATGAACTCGGACGTCCCTTGCGCGAACACGGCAAGGCCCAGCAGAAGTAGAGCGAACGGCATGAAAAATTCCGCACCCCGAAGTCGACGTCGGACACGACAGGTCGGACGGCTTCCGGCAGCGGAGCGAGCGGGCTCAGCGGCCCGGCATCACGAGCAGCCACCGGAGAGCCGGTGGCCGCACTCTGGACGCCTCGGGGCTGGACACGGCGGACACGTTAGGCGCTCCCGGGGGCCCGGGGCCACCGCTTTTCCTCCGGCTCGCCCCGTGCGGCGGTCACAGCCGTGTCCTTCCGGTCCTTCCGGCCCCCACCGCGGTGGACGACGACCACGGCCGCCAGGCAGACGGCCAGGCCGAGAGCGGTCTGCACGCCGAACGGCTCACCGAACACCATCGCGCCCCAGACGGCCGTGACCGGGGCCATGAGGAACATCAGCGTGTTCACCTTCGTCACCCCGGAGCGCTTCAGGATGAGCCAGTACAGCCCGTACCCGCCGAACGTGGACAGACCCACGAGCCAGGCGACGGCCACCCAGAACCCGCTCTCCGCGGGCGGCGCGGCGGATCCGGTGCTCAGGGCGAGCACGGAGAAGAGGACGGCGCTGGTGGCGCAGTGGACGGTCAGCGACACCGAGGGAGCGACCCGCGAGCGGGACCGGCTCTCCAGGAACGTGGCCGCGACCAGGGACAGCATGCCGATCAGCGGGACGACGTACGCCCACCAGGCCACGCCGGTCCCGGCCGCGGCGTCGGCCAGGGTGACCACGGCGACGCCGCTCAGCCCCAGACCCAGGCCGATCCACTGCCGGCCCGAGACGTACTGCCCCAGCAGCGGCCCCGCGAGGGCCCCGGCGACGAGGGGCTGGACACCGTCGATCAGGGCCGTCGTGCCACTGGAGACGCCGAGCTGGATGGCGTAGTAGACGCTGAGCAGATAGCCGCTCTGCGACAGCACGCCGATGACGGCCTGCCGGGTCACGTCCCGGGCGGTGAGCCCCCGCCAGGCCGTGCGCGCGACGACGGCGACGGCGACGAGGACGACGGCCAGCGGCAGGAACCGCCACATCAGGACCGTGATCGCGGACGCGTTGCCCGCACCGAGCTTGGCCCCGATGAACCCGGAGCTCCAGCAGAGGACGAAGGCGACGGAGAGCAGGATGTTCACGAACATCACCACCAGTAGACAGATCGGTATACCCGTTCCCCGCCGACTATACAGATCGGTATACTCGGGGTCATGGGTACCACCGCCGAGACCCCGCGCCGGATCACGATGACGCCCGCGGCCCGTCGCGCCCTGGACGCGGCCGCCCGGCTGTTCTACGAGCGCGGCATCCACGCCGTCGGAGTCGACCTCATCGCCGCCGAGGCCGGGGTCACGAAGAAGACCCTCTACGACCGGTTCGGCTCCAAGGAGCAGATCGTCGTGGAGTACCTCGCGGACCGCGACGAGCGCTGGCGGGCCTTCCTGGCCGAACGCCTCGACGCGGCCCGGCCGGAGCCGGGGGAGCGAGTCCTGGCGGTCTTCGACGCCTCGCGCGCGTGGGCCGCCGAGCTCAGCCCCAAGGGGTGCAGCATGGTCAACGCCCACGCGGAGATCAGCGACCCCGCCCACCCGGCCCACCCGGTCATCACCGGGCAGAAGCAGTGGATGCTCGCCCTCTTCACCCGCCTCGCTTCGGACATCGCCCCCGAGCGGGCCGACGCCCTGGCCCGGGCGCTGATGCTGCTGCACGAGGGCGCGCTCGTCGCGCACGGCCTGGGCATCTTCCCGGACGCCGTCGCCCACGCCCGCGAACAGGCACGCGCGCTCCTCGCGTAGCGGACAGCACCTGTCCTACTCGCTCCCTACGGTGGTGTCATGACCGACTCCGGAGACCCGCTCTTCTTCGCGACCGCCGCCGACCTTGACTCCTGGCTGACGGCGCACCCCGGCCCGCATCCCGGCCTCTGGGTCAAGGTCGCCAAGAAGGGGTCGGGCATCCCCTCCGTCAGCGCCGCCGACGTCAACGACGTGGCGCTGTGCCACGGGTGGATCACCGGGCAGCGCAAGGGACTCGACGCGTCGTCCTACCTCCAGAGGATCACCCCGCGGCGCTCCGGCAGTCTCTGGTCCATGGTCAACGTCCGGCGGGTCGAGGAGCTGGCCGCCGCCGGGCGGATGCGGCCCGGCGGACTCGCGGAGGTGACGGCGGCGCGGGCGGACGGACGGTGGGAGGCGGCGTACGCGTCCCAGCAGGAGGCCGAGGTCCCGGAGGACCTCGCGGCGGCACTGGAGCGCAGCCCGCGGGCCGCGGCGGCCTTCGAGGCGCTCGGACGGACGGACCGGTACCTGGCGATGCTCGGCGTGCTGCGCGCCCGGACCCCGCGGAGCCGGGCGGCGCAGGTCGCGGCGGCGATCGCCAGGCTGGAGGCCGGCCGGAAGGGCCGATAGGACCCCATATGACTCCTACGGGACCCCCAGAGGCCCCCCAGGACCCCCGGGGGGATCCCATGGACCCCGATGAGACGGGGACGGGCCCGGCGCCGTACGGCACCGGGCCCGCAAGCTGTGGGGCGGGTCAGAGTGTCGACGCCGCCGAGGCGATGGCGGAGGCGAACGTCGAGACCTCCGTGTAGACGCCGGGGGCCTCGGGCCGGGCGCAGCCCTCACCCCAACTGACGATGCCGACCTGGATCCAGGCGCCGGCGTTGTCCTTGCGGAACATGGGGCCGCCGGAGTCGCCCTGGCAGGTGTCGACACCGCCCGCGTCGAAGCCGGCGCAGATCTCCTCGTTCGCGACGAGGCCGCTGTAGAGGCCGCCGTAGGCCTT
This region of Streptomyces caelestis genomic DNA includes:
- a CDS encoding YdeI/OmpD-associated family protein; its protein translation is MTDSGDPLFFATAADLDSWLTAHPGPHPGLWVKVAKKGSGIPSVSAADVNDVALCHGWITGQRKGLDASSYLQRITPRRSGSLWSMVNVRRVEELAAAGRMRPGGLAEVTAARADGRWEAAYASQQEAEVPEDLAAALERSPRAAAAFEALGRTDRYLAMLGVLRARTPRSRAAQVAAAIARLEAGRKGR
- a CDS encoding TetR/AcrR family transcriptional regulator translates to MGTTAETPRRITMTPAARRALDAAARLFYERGIHAVGVDLIAAEAGVTKKTLYDRFGSKEQIVVEYLADRDERWRAFLAERLDAARPEPGERVLAVFDASRAWAAELSPKGCSMVNAHAEISDPAHPAHPVITGQKQWMLALFTRLASDIAPERADALARALMLLHEGALVAHGLGIFPDAVAHAREQARALLA
- a CDS encoding DMT family transporter, with product MNILLSVAFVLCWSSGFIGAKLGAGNASAITVLMWRFLPLAVVLVAVAVVARTAWRGLTARDVTRQAVIGVLSQSGYLLSVYYAIQLGVSSGTTALIDGVQPLVAGALAGPLLGQYVSGRQWIGLGLGLSGVAVVTLADAAAGTGVAWWAYVVPLIGMLSLVAATFLESRSRSRVAPSVSLTVHCATSAVLFSVLALSTGSAAPPAESGFWVAVAWLVGLSTFGGYGLYWLILKRSGVTKVNTLMFLMAPVTAVWGAMVFGEPFGVQTALGLAVCLAAVVVVHRGGGRKDRKDTAVTAARGEPEEKRWPRAPGSA
- a CDS encoding Cmx/CmrA family chloramphenicol efflux MFS transporter, with amino-acid sequence MPFALLLLGLAVFAQGTSEFMLSGLVPDIARDLGVSVPAAGALTSAFAVGMVVGAPLVAGLARRWPRRGALLAFLVVFLAVHVAGALTGSFEVLLATRVVGALANAGFLAVALVTAVDMVPADAKGRATSMLLGGVTLACVAGVPAGALLGGLWGWRAAFWAVALVSLPALAAVARSVPGGAAGGAPPALRGELRSLRSPRLVVTLLLGALVNGATFCTFTYLAPLVTEVTGLGSAWVPGVLALFGAGSFAGVTAAGRIADRRPVPVLAFGGITVCLGWCLLALGAGHPALALGLVFAQGALSFGVGSTLISQVLYAAPGAPTLAGGFATAAFNVGAALGPWAGGMAIGAGFGYRSPVWVSAALVALAGVVAGVVWRQRKRVLDRGGAGR